Genomic window (Palaemon carinicauda isolate YSFRI2023 unplaced genomic scaffold, ASM3689809v2 scaffold724, whole genome shotgun sequence):
AACCGTAAAAACGCCGCTAGAGGACAAAAATGTAATTGCAGATAACATATATAACGTTAGAATGCTGTCAGAACATTTAAATAATGCCATAACCTTTCCAGATAACATATATAACGTAAAAAACGCTTTAAGAAGACTACAACTAATgccaaaattattatcataaatatttataacattaaaaCGCTTTCAGGAGACTAAAAATAATACCAATTTTTTGGTCgtacaacatctataacgttaaaatatCTTTAGAGGACTAAAAGTAGTGCCAGACCTTTTTATGAAAACAGTCTTCCAGGAGACTAAAATCAATGCCATAATTTGGTTCTTACAACATATATAACGTTAAAAACGCTTTTGAAGATTGAAATTAGtgccaaaaccttttttttttcaattatgtcttccaggagactaaaatcaatgccagaatTTGGTTCAGACAACATATATAACTTTAATAATGCTTCCAGAAgctgaaaaataataccagaactTTTATCAagtcatctataacgtttaaacccAGCCATATTAAAAATAATGCCAGAATTTTGTTCAAACTATATACATAACGTTAAAAACGTTTCCCGAAGACTAAAATTAATGTCAAAATTTTGTTCAGACTATATTTATAACGTTGAAAGCGATTCCAAAAGAGTAAAGAAATGGCATAAGTTtgttcagacaacatctataacgttgaaAATGCTTCTAAAAGACTGGAAATAATCCCAGAATGTTGTAAAGAgtacatctataacgttaaaaatgcTTCAAGAAGGCTGAAATTGATCCCAGAATGTTGtaaagacaacatctataacgttaaaaatgcTTGTAAAAGACTGAAAATAATCCCAGAATGTTGTCAATGTTGTAAAGACAAAATTTAATACGATAAAAATGCTTCAAAAAGACTGAAAATAATCCCAGAATGTTGtaaagacaacatctataacgttaaaaatgcTTCAAGAAGGCTGAAATTGATCCCAGAATGTTGtaaagacaacatctataacgatAAAAATGCTTCTAAAAAACTGAAATTGATCCCAGAATGTTGtaaagacaacatctataacgatAAAAATGCTTCTAAAAGACTGAAAATTATCCCAGAATGTTGtaaagacaacatctataacgttaaaaatgcTTCAAGAAGACTGATATTGATCCCAGAATGTTGtaaagacaacatctataacgatAAAAATGCTTCTAAAAGACTGAAAATCATCCCAGAATGTTGtaaagacaacatctataacgttaaaaattCTTCAAGAAGACTGAAAATAATCCCAGAATGTTGTAAAGACAACATCTTTAACGTTAAAAATGCTTCAAGAAGACTGAAATTGATCCCAGAATGTTGtaaagacaacatctataacgttaaaaatgcTTCAAGAAGACTGAAATTGATCCCAGAATGTTGTAAAGACAAAATCTATAACGATAAAAATGCTTCTAAAAGACTGAAAATCATCCCAGAATGTTGtaaagacaacatctataacgttaaaaattCTTCAAGAAGACTGAAAATAATCCCAGAATGTTGTAAAGACAACATCTTTAACGTTAAAAATGCTTCAAAAAGACTGAAATTCATCCCAGAATGTTGTAAAGATAACATCTATAACGATAAAAATGTTTCTAAAAGACTGAAAAGAATCCCAGAATGTTGtaaagacaacatctataacgatAAAAATGCTTCTAAAAGACTGAAAATCATCCCAGAATGTTGTAAAGACAACATCTATAACTTTAAAAATTCTTCTAAAAGACTGAAAATAATCCCAGAATGTTGtaaagacaacatctataacgatAAAAATGCTTCAAAAAGACTGAAATTCATCCCAGAATGTTGTAAAGATAACATCTATAACGATAAAAATGTTTCTAAAAGACTGAAAAGAATCCCAGAATGTTGtaaagacaacatctataacgatAAAAATGCTTCTAAAAGACTGAAAATCATCCCAGAATGTTGTAAAGACAACATCTATAACTTTAAAAATTCTTCTAAAAGACTGAAAAGAATCCCAGAATGTTGtaaagacaacatctataacgttaaaaatgcTTCTAAAAGACAGCAAATCTTTCCATAATGTTGTAGAGACAACATCTTTAACTTTAAAAATGCTTCTAAAAGACTGAAATTCATCCCAGAATGTTGTAAAGACAACATCTATAACTTAAAAAATGCTTCTAAAAGACTGAAATTCATCCCAGAATGTTGTAAAGACAACATCTATTAAGTTAAATACATTTCGAAAAgattaaaaataatggaaaaacttacctcagacaacatctataacgttaagaacgttttaagaagagtaaaactaAGGCCTGCcaaaattttgttcagttcacacgGCATTCACAGCATTTATAACGTTAAAAACGCTTTCATAGGAGTAAAATTAATGGCAGAATTGCTCAGACAACTTCTATAACCTGAGAAATACTCCCAAAACACTAACTTTACTGCAAAAACTTTACTGAGAGAACGTCTATAACTGTAAAAACTCTTCCAGGTGACTGATATAATGCAAAAACTGTTCTCCGACTCGGTCTTTCACTGTCGTTGCTTAGTATCTTGCTCCTGGTTACTTTAATATTTGTCTTCCTTCTTTTGTTAGGTATGTTTCCaagatatatatctctatatgtttTAACGAAACTAAAGTTTtataattattcaatatttatgCGTCTCGCCCTcctttatttattcatattgtttGTCTTCTCTTTGTCCCTTTTATTTTGTGTTGTACACCTtttattgatgtatttttactGTTCAAAGTATGGGTTTTTAGCAGAAGTATACATTTCTTCCAAATGAATTAACTTTGAAAAATCTCCtatggattattttatttattcattagctATCTCCTAATCTTGTTTTAAATTTGacgttgtttgttttttctttgaggCGTTTGTAgcgtattttttgttttaaatctcTCTGTATTTCCTACCTACGACTATGTACTCTTTTTCAGGCGTAAAGCAACCCTGCTGGTCAACTCAGTATGTCACAGAAATCCTGCAAACCATTATAATAATTAAGTAGCAGTGTTTTATTAAAGCCACCCTCTTTCTCACTTCCCTAACAACATGTAGCTATTAAACCACATGTATTTGTGTCTAGTTATGAGTTAAAAACTGGCTTAGTCTATTCTATTTATGAGGACCATTGGCCCCTGTGGAATAGGGTCCCTTCTTCCAGTTTCTTTTGAAGGATGGATAGATTACAATTCAAAACAGAAAGGCGAGTCGTTCTGATATTCTGTATTTCCCATTAGCTCACCTGGTTTCTAAACCTCAAAGTGATAGATAAATAGTCGAGATCTCTGCTTACGATCTTGTCAATAGAATTGTAAATCATTCTTTATGAACAATTGTGCTGCCTAAATCATTCATGGTTTTGTATCATTTTCCTTAGAGATTATGCTGCAGTAACTTTTTAAGGAAATCATAAGTATGCTTTAATACTTGATCCCAAAGATCAAACACGTATTTAAGCTAAtaaaaaaattttctaaaatagATTCAAAGGGTTTGTCATGCCTAAATTAAATCTGCTGATATTTGTAGAGCTATAGCTAGAGCTATAGCAAGAGCAAGAGCAAGAGCAAGAGCAAGAGCAAGAGCAAGAGCAAGAGCAAGAGCAAGAGCAAGAGCAAGAGCAAGAGTAAGAGCTAGAGTTATAGATCCTTTTATATAGTTAAATGTCATGTAGACCTTCTTATTCTCAGATTGTAAATGACTCCCATGAAAGGACCCGTCAACCTCCAAAATAACCTCATATCCAGACTTTGTATCACAAAAagttccctccctccctctccttatATCCCTATGTtttctaaataaatataatttttctgcaGGTTATGACCGAAGATCGCGTGACCCAAATATAACATATGCAGGCcactctccttttttttattttttttttttttgataacaatGTACCTTAAAAATCTGTACCTTCTCCTCCCCAATGATCTGGTCTGGCGGCTGAAACCCTTATTGTCCTCCTTGGTAGAAGGTTCTCTTTCATTGTCATTATTGCGCCTCTTCAGAATTTTGCTATATTTTACGTTTGAGAAATAATACCTAATACTAATAATGGGTAGAAAATCTCAGTTTTTAATCGTGATGCCAATTCTTAATAATCATATGTTTTTGTCTTTGAATATATTTGTCGTTAGATACAAATATGTTTTAGTTTAATGTCACATTTTACAAACCCTTGAATTGAGTTTATTTAAGGACAGTTTTATCTCAGGATCCCTATTTAAAAATGTAAAGCAGAAGTGTCACAATACACATTTAATACGGATGTTTAGCAACccttaaaaaaacataatataGGAGTGTACTGAGAATAAAACAGTATTCCAATCACTATCATAATCCCTACCCTTATTATACACAATATTTAGAAACTTCCTTAAGTTACCTTACGTTAATGTAATTTTTTGGGTGGGTTAGACTTAACACAATCATATCTTGTTAATTTATATGTTCCTCACCCTCCTgcgcaaatatttttttaaatgttttcctgTACATGAAGAATTAAAACCTCAGCCCCCCGTTCCTTTACAAATACCTTAGTATTTTTGTAATTATTGCTCTCCTTGAATAAAGGAAGAATGTAAAAAATGCCAACAATGTTATTGTTACCCATACATGTGGCTGGGCGGATGTTAGATGTTAATTCTACCTCGCGTAATTCCAGCCAGAACTATACATGGGCACTGCATCCTTCCTTTGCTCACTAGTGACTACTTCAGCATTGCCTTCTATGTTTACATAGAAAAGGTGGCttaccctcctcctcttcctcctcctcctcctccttctcctcctcctcctccttttcaacCTCTTCCTTGTGGGTGGAATCCTAAGTGTGAAATTCGCTGCAGAATGAGCATATttcgagccttttttttttttttttttttttttttttttttttttttttgtgaaggtcCTAGTGTTTGTCGACAATATTTGTATTATCGTCATCATATTAACAGATAGATGTCCGGTTATTTTGATGTTGGACTGAAATGTGAATGTTTAaggtattttcatttattattgtacTTGTCACACGTTGTCACACGTTGTAGTtcattaatgttgttgttaatTATGTGCTTGAGGAGTCTCTACAATAGAATGTTTAATCTTGATTTTTGGTAGAGTAATTAAATACTTAGAAAACTACCAATAATCTTTTTTCTAACTAGTTAAATGCCCTTAATTGACATATCAATATACTTAAATATCCCTGAAAACTCTAGTACTTAATGAAACCCGacgttttttctttcatttcatataGTATTGACTttgttattattacaaataatcccTGTGTTGATGcattattatgttatattaatagATACTATAATTGATCGTTCTTGATATCGTTTTTGTAGTTGTTGTTCTAATTATTTGTCTCGTTTATCTTGCAGTTAATGTAGAAACTTCTCAAATAGGGTCCTGTTAGTATTTTTTCCTACACTTAGTGTAAAAATTTTTATCACTAGGTAACGACTGCAAGTATTGCTCTCTTGTGTGATTTACTTTTATGACTTTATGAAACTATTAAATGTTAATATTTAGCATTTAAAGAATTGTTAAATTAGTTAATGTTAACAATAAgatataataatttgaaataagTGTTTCATAAATTTACCAAAAAGATAAGTACGAAAATATAGTAGATAATAAACAGATCCTGTAAGTTATAATAtggaaaaatgaataattatttcctaataaaaatatataaaaaaaaactgtaagaatGCAAGCGTCAAATAAATGAGTTATCCCTTTTTTTTACTATTGAAGTCTGTTACTAAGATAGTCTGTGTTATGTGAAGAATAATATGCAATGGAGTGactgaatgaaagaataaaatagtGATTCAACAACCTCTAAAAGTCGTGATTTGTATATGTGGGCCTAGAGACCTGTTGTATATGAACTAAATCTATTTTGTATCtaataatttgtttatgttttgaaAAACAACGATGGAAATGAATGACCTTAGGGAACCATGGATTGATAGTTTTCACGGCGtgtaaatgtttaaaaatttatattaaaactgAGTACACACACTTTGCAGTAAAGGTTTTGAGAAAAtcatatttagtttttttaatgtatataatattGAGATTACGAACCCTTGTAAATGAAATGTTAGTCggaatttttttatattcatcttaTATGGTACCACAAATGTCATGTTCTTATTGTATGATTTCTCGTGGTAGGTCTATTTTGTTTGATAATCTACCAGTAGTTGGTTTACAGTGAAGGAATGCATATTGTCATTGTTAATTCCACTTAAATCTTGTATGAAGTATTAGTAGTCCCGATATTGTCTAAGGAAgtcaaatttataataaaattagtaTAATGATTTGCAGctagtaaattattttttattctttttatgaaaAGTGTTGTAAATCGTATGGATTCTATATCGACATTGTGTATCATCCTGAAAATGACATTAACTTTGCTGATATAAGAACATTATGAGAATaaatttgattgtttatttgtACATATGTTTTTAATGGTTGTATTTTTTATGCATATGTCATAGTATAAAATTTGGTAACCCTGATATTAAACCTTTTTTTAAAGGAGTGTCATTAATCTGCCACATCAAAGTAATTTTAGAGATGTTTTTAGAAAATGCATTGTTGTTATGCTCCCTGTTTGATGTACGAATGTAAAAGAACTTTATCTTTCATGAGTCTTAATATTGTAATTGTTTGTGTAGGAACCCATAACCCATTTAAAAATGTAGCTTTTGTTGTTATAGGTTTTCCGTGTATTGTAATGTCTTGTTTGCTGATTTGAGTTTAGAAATCGTAATTTGCATTAATTGAACGTTGCTTTTTTATCCCTGCAGTCCTTGTTTGCTGTGAATATGTAATTTTCCAGCAtgtttaattacaaaataaaacaacTTGGAGTGAAATGTCTATTAAGATTTCTGTTTGTATCATTTGTGTGGCTAGTGTTTATTTGTACTTTTGTCTAATCATAATCTTAATGACTATAGGAATCCTATGTAATATCTGTAATGTCATTGTATGAACTCCTAATATTGTATAAGAGAAATGTCTTCCTTTAATTCAAGAATGTGTGTTTCCCGCTTATCATGTACTATTGTCTATTATTAGTAAGTGACGTTTATAGTTATATGTTTTTGTaagaattattgttttttatttaatatatatacgcaTTGATTTCCTAAATACTGATGGCATTTGGAATGTTCATTCCAATTATGAGAAAAACTACCTGATGTTTGACAGTTATACAGACGTAATAGTtgttttgaaatgaaatatttctctAATTAATTTTGTGCATATTGATACAAGTTTGTAATTTATCTATTGATCCAATGCTGatttattatgtaattttttttttgtactgatggTTAATTGATATGAAATGTACTCGAATTTGTGATTTTGTAATTGTATATTTCTAATTGAAGTGATATCGTGAAGGAGAAAGAATCCTGTTTTTAATGACTCTTAGACATGAACCAAAACTGTGTTTATAAATCTTATttcgatttttattattttttatataaatcttttgtATGAAAACTTTGACTTCACTTGGGCTTGTTTAAAAATGGTAAACGATCTTTGAATTGAAATCCGAGCATTATTGCATACGAAGTTATTTACTCGTGACATAtcttaagaattttctcaaactcATTAAatcctataagtatatatatagttataaattgaTAAAGGTATGTTGATGTTcaatttttctcctctttttatatatatgaatatgatattcaATAGAATTCCAAGAGGCGTCTGTAATATGCACATGTATTTATATTGAAATAGTTATTTATGTATGCAATACATATGCACGAAAGAAGTACTGTTTTTCAAAAGTTCTGTGTGGAGTATGGAGTGTTTATAAATATTGAATGCAAGTTATGTTAAATAAAAAATACGTTTCGATTTATGTTTTTAAATCTATATATCCCTTACATGATACATATCAAGGCTTGAGATGATGATTCGTGAAAATGTTTTTGGCTGAATGTCATGTTAAAATCATGTTTGATTTGTTACAAATCATTATGTACTGACTTTCTTATATTATGATCTTAAAAGTTCCCCTATTTTATAGTGTAATAGTAGATAGTAGTTATTAGTTAATAGTAGGTTTTCTGTTGAATACTCTCTTTATGAGAATGTATGtgaataatattaatatccatGGCGTTATTCTTAGGTTTGTGAGACCTATGTATTTATAAAGAAAGTAATTGAAATAATtagttgttaataaaaaaaaatgatttataggAAATAACTCTAAGGCTTTTCATACCAAATATGGTAGAGCCGAAATTTTCATGATCTTAAAGAAACCTATTTGCATATTTATTGCTTAATAATATCGTCAATGTCGCGAATAAGTAATGTCCTTGATATTCAGGATACAAATAAGTAATTCTGTACTAGTCAGAAAAGACTAGCTTCATTTTTAACCTTTTGGCCTTAGATTTCATTTGTTCTCTTCACGAAAAATCGTGCCATTGCGAAATCGTGCTCAAACCTAACCCAACGCTggaaatgctgaaacctgattggcTGATAAGACGATGTGGAGCACTATTTTTCAGGCGACGGAAAATTTCATTACAGTTTTGGGGTGTGCCATTAAATGTTATTTTTCGATGGTTTATGTTGTAGAATTTGTGAATGTTTAGTTATAAGTGTgatggtgtgtgtttgtgttattggtttgtgtatgtgagtttgtttattattgtgttgttgattttataatgaatatttctaATTGTTGAGCTTCACGTTCTGAGAATCGGCTTGTGAGTTCTGGCGAGAGACCAATGGGGAATGAGGATCGCTGTGACGTCACaccactgttcattatttctcagttaACATGAATTTTTGTTGTGTGATTGTATGTTAGTGTGTGTCGATTTTGTAAATGTTTTGTTGTTCGTTTGTGGGCCTGAGTACATATTATtagtttgtgtgtctgtatgtgtgttttgttGTGTTTccgattttatatgtattatttcttAATGTCGAGCTTCAGCATTTGAAAAACGGCTTGTAACTTCGGCCCACTGACCAATGGGGAGTGCAGATGCCTGTGACGTCACGTAGGAGGGTATAAAAGGCGAGAAATCGAGGGCGGAAAAATCATTTGCGTTTGTTCACTCAAATCGTAAGCAACAATGGCTCGTACCAAGCAGACCGCCCGTAAATCCACTGGAGGAAAGGCTCCCCGCAAGCAGCTTGCAACCAAGGCTGCTCGCAAGTCTGCCCCTGCTACAGGAGGAGTCAAGAAACCCCATCGTTACAGGCCTGGTACCGTTGCCCTCCGTGAGATCCGTCGCTACCAGAAGAGCACTGAACTTCTCATCAGGAAGCTCCCCTTCCAGCGTCTGGTGCGTGAAATCGCCCAAGATTTCAAGACTGACCTTCGTTTCCAGTCCTCTGCTGTCATGGCCCTTCAGGAAGCCTCTGAGGCTTACCTCGTCGGCCTCTTTGAAGACACCAACTTGTGCGCCATCCACGCCAAGAGAGTCACCATTATGCCCAAGGATATCCAGCTGGCTCGCCGCATCCGTGGAGAGAGAGCTTAAGTTGTTACTTAACCCCTCACTCTAACAAAAATCGGCCCTCTTTAGGGCCCAAAATCTCTTTTTATAAGAAAAGTTGACATTGACAAATCAAACAAAAcattccttccttcctctcttatttaAATACGATATGAAATAATCCTTACAACTCTTATGTACCTTTATTCCCTCATGAATCTATGTTGTCCAATCAATCAATGTAACTGCTTGTTCCCTTTCAAGTTTGCCTCGAAATAAGTGGTGTCTCATgaacattttatacatacatacatatacaatcgtACATTGTAAATAAATACCTACATATGAAATGGATAAATGTGCTATTTAGCTATATCTATATCATTTTTGTGCAATTGCATGTTCACTATTCTTGCTTTCTGCAAGCATTGGTTTA
Coding sequences:
- the LOC137637421 gene encoding histone H3 produces the protein MARTKQTARKSTGGKAPRKQLATKAARKSAPATGGVKKPHRYRPGTVALREIRRYQKSTELLIRKLPFQRLVREIAQDFKTDLRFQSSAVMALQEASEAYLVGLFEDTNLCAIHAKRVTIMPKDIQLARRIRGERA